From one Amphiura filiformis chromosome 13, Afil_fr2py, whole genome shotgun sequence genomic stretch:
- the LOC140167477 gene encoding uncharacterized protein, which produces MTLLHGTRLQADHPISVVAGSECSDIPYDDGDDNCEPLLEQPPPIELLGHRFLVGPFKRRSSGYICRIIAVSEIPTNIQISNRSDVQLNSGDMHEIDVTDNTLIGIVSDNPILVMQYMKSYYTDSAGNPSMVLVTSVDQFSTNISFPVPEMVFGYSPEFTYYVNVAIDCVHKSNLLFDGQTMEDWEVLRGDDGVMCLLRHQTTPGLHHLGHPENAPFYATVYGYTLSGSAGGAVAYAYPAGFNLHSVLDKGKLF; this is translated from the coding sequence ATGACCCTACTGCATGGGACTCGCCTACAAGCTGACCACCCGATTTCAGTCGTGGCTGGCTCTGAATGCTCTGATATTCcatatgatgatggtgatgataactGTGAACCCTTACTAGAACAACCACCACCAATCGAACTACTTGGACACAGATTCTTGGTTGGCCCCTTTAAGAGACGCAGTTCAGGCTATATATGTCGCATTATTGCAGTGAGTGAGATCCcaacaaatatccaaatatcaAACAGAAGCGATGTACAACTCAACTCTGGAGATATGCATGAGATTGATGTTACAGACAATACCTTGATTGGAATTGTATCTGACAATCCAATCTTGGTGATGCAGTACATGAAATCCTACTATACTGACAGCGCTGGAAACCCATCAATGGTGTTGGTTACCTCGGTGGACCAATTTTCTACAAACATCAGTTTCCCAGTACCTGAAATGGTATTTGGATACTCACCAGAGTTTACCTATTATGTAAATGTTGCTATTGACTGTGTGCATAAATCCAATCTATTATTTGACGGGCAGACAATGGAAGACTGGGAAGTGTTAAGAGGTGATGACGGTGTCATGTGCCTGTTGCGTCACCAGACCACACCTGGATTGCATCATTTGGGACATCCTGAAAATGCACCATTTTATGCTACAGTTTATGGTTACACGCTAAGCGGCAGTGCCGGTGGAGCCGTTGCCTATGCCTATCCAGCTGGTTTTAATTTACACAGTGTGCTAGACAAAGGCAagttattttga
- the LOC140167478 gene encoding uncharacterized protein encodes MTLLHGTRLQADHPISVVAGSECSDIPYDDGDDNCEPLLEQPPPIELLGHRFLVGPFKRRSSGYICRIIAVSEIPTNIQISNRSDVQLNSGDMHEIDVTDNTLIGIVSDNPILVMQYMKSYYTDSAGNPSMVLVTSVDQFSTNISFPVPEMVFGYSPEFTYYVNVAIDCVHKSNLLFDGQTMEDWEVLRGDDGVMCLLRHQTTPGLHHLGHPENAPFYATVYGYTLSGSAGGAVAYAYPAGFNLHSVLDKGKYASVLICIIFY; translated from the coding sequence ATGACCCTACTGCATGGGACTCGCCTACAAGCTGACCACCCGATTTCAGTCGTGGCTGGCTCTGAATGCTCTGATATTCcatatgatgatggtgatgataactGTGAACCCTTACTAGAACAACCACCACCAATCGAACTACTTGGACACAGATTCTTGGTTGGCCCCTTTAAGAGACGCAGTTCAGGCTATATATGTCGCATTATTGCAGTGAGTGAGATCCcaacaaatatccaaatatcaAACAGAAGCGATGTACAACTCAACTCTGGAGATATGCATGAGATTGATGTTACAGACAATACCTTGATTGGAATTGTATCTGACAATCCAATCTTGGTGATGCAGTACATGAAATCCTACTATACTGACAGCGCTGGAAACCCATCAATGGTGTTGGTTACCTCGGTGGACCAATTTTCTACAAACATCAGTTTCCCAGTACCTGAAATGGTATTTGGATACTCACCAGAGTTTACCTATTATGTAAATGTTGCTATTGACTGTGTGCATAAATCCAATCTATTATTTGACGGGCAGACAATGGAAGACTGGGAAGTGTTAAGAGGTGATGACGGTGTCATGTGCCTGTTGCGTCACCAGACCACACCTGGATTGCATCATTTGGGACATCCTGAAAATGCACCATTTTATGCTACAGTTTATGGTTACACGCTAAGCGGCAGTGCCGGTGGAGCCGTTGCCTATGCCTATCCAGCTGGTTTTAATTTACACAGTGTGCTAGACAAAGGCAAGTATGCAAGTGTATTAATTTGCATTATATTTTATTGA